The genomic DNA GAGAGAGCAACTCTACCTTATCAAATTTCCGTGGATCGCCCGTCATCACGCCTGGCACATCTTTCCAAATGGTCATCACTTGGGCATCTAAGGCATACGCAAAAATAGCCGCAGAATAATCCGAACCTTCCCTACCGAGGGTTACCGAAAAGTTATGCTCATCAGAACCTATAAACCCCTGAGTAACATAGCATTCCGTTTGAGACAATTGTTTAATATGGTCTTCCGTAAGCGCCCAATCAACAACGCCTTCTCGGTAATTATGGTTGGTTTTGATGAAATCTCGTGCATCTAACCACTGGTTTTTAAACCCTTGATTATTAAGGTATTCACTTAAAATTTTAGAAGAAATCAGCTCACCACAGCTCACCACCTGGTCATAAACGAAGCTGTAATTTGGAGATTTATTTCGTCTTAAAAAAGCCTCTATATCATCAAAAAACAGGGCTATTTCTTCAAATATCTCGTGCTGAGCATCAAATAAATCCGATGCGATCTGGATATGGTTAGACTTGATGGTTTTAATTTCCGTTTTGTAATCTCCATTGTTAAAATAAGCCGCCACCACTTGCTCCAAAGCATTAGTGGTCTTGCCCATAGCGGAAACCACCAGCAAGCACGCTCCCCCCCCCTGCGAAGCCAAAACTTTTGCTACATTTTTTACGCCCTCTGCATCTTTTACGGAGGCGCCGCCAAACTTAAAAACTTTCATACCCAATTAATTGTTTTTGCTCCAAATCCTGTGTTCTTCATTTAAAATAAGTTTCAAAAATATGAAATCTTATTAAAAAAAGAAAATAAAAAATGATATTCTACACCTCAATTATGAAAAAATATACCGCTCCATTGCCTTTATTGGTCGCATATTATTCCTTTTCTTCAAGGGTGATATTTTTGGTAATTTTATATTTTTTGCGTTTGCGCTGGGTGTGTTCTTCGCCTAAAATTAATCCCCAAGGTTTCAGCCCATCTATGCGTTCAAAAATCACTTTCATCATCGCTAAAAATGGAATACACAAGAACATCCCTGAAATCCCCCACAGATGCTCGCCTACCAAAAGCGCTAAAAATGAGAACAATGCATTGATTTTCACCTTAGAACCAATCACGAGTGGAAGGACTAAATTAGCATCTATCGCGTGGATTACGCCGTAGCCAATCAGCACCATAAGCGTATGCTCACCGCCTGTAGCAAAGGAAATTACGCACGCCAAAAAACCCGTGATGATGATCCCAATATAAGGAATAACATTGAGCAACCCTGTGAGCAAACCGAGCAATAGCGCATATTTAACGCCTAAACAAGTCAATAAAATGCTGGACAAAGTACTCACAATAATAATCTGAATGAACAAGCCGATAATATAATCTTTGATGATTTTTTGAATTTCTAAAATAATCTCATTCACCTTTGCGAAATGCTTCTCATTAAACACAGAAACTATGAATTTATACAATAATCTTCTGTAATTCAAGATAAAAATAAGAAACAAAGCCGAGAATAAGAAAAACGCCAATACAGAAGAAAACATTGTTACCGTAGTACTTAAAATAATACCCGAAGAGGCTAATATTTTCTCCAAACCTTGGTTGAGATACTCCATCTGTTGGTCAAAATTCACTTTAAAAGTTTTGGAAACCCAAGTTTGCAAATCAAGGAAGGCTTGGTTGATATTCAGCATCAGCGTAGGAAAATCAGCGACAAAATCACTCAGCTGTGCCGAGAAAAAATACACCACGCCAGAGACCACCAAAAGCATCAGCAATAATGATGTAAAAGTGGATAGCGCTCTGGAAAATCGCCATTTTTGCTCTAAAAAATTAGCAAACGGCACAAATAACAGCGCCAACAAAAATGCAAAAAAGAGCGGCGCCAAGATGGTTTGCCCTAAAACTGCCAAATAACCCAATGCCAAAATGCAAATGAGCACCATAGCGAGTTTCATAATAAAAGGTAATTTGATTTCCATCATTTTAGAATTTAAAATTGAATACTATTGTTTTATGTTTTGCAAAATAACGAAACTATTTGCAATAATAAACACTAAACAAAAAAATCTTTTAACCACTGTTCTAAGGGTTTAGGGAAAGATTTTTGCGCTGCCATTTCTGGATTAACCACATCGTAGCCGTGTTGCTGGGCATAGGCGTGGAGCTCTTGCAGCGTTTTGGTGGGCACTTCATTCATTTCTATGATTAAATTTCGGTGGGTTAGTTTATGGTTAACCACCTTGGTTTCTCGGATAAAAGGCTGCCACGCCTCAGGAATCTGCGTTGGAAATTCGTATAAATTTTTCCAAATGGAGGCCCTATTTCTTTTTTTAATTAAAAAATAACCTTGGCAGTGTATCATATAATAAGTTAGGTTCATTGTAGTGACGCTCACTTTTTTATGCTTCACGGGAAACTCTAAAGCCCTGCCCGTTTGATAAGCCATACAATCTTCCGAAACGGGGCACAGACCACATTGTGGCGTTTTAGGTTTGCAGACCTCCGAGCCCAAATCCATAATGGCTTGGTTGAAATCTCCAGGGCGGTGCGGCGGCATAACCCGATCTGCCAATGCCGAAAAATATTGAAACGCATTGGATTTAGAAATATCAAAATCATCGGCAAAAAGTCTGGAAAAAACACGGTAAAAATTACCATCTACCGCAGGATAAGCCTCGCCAAAACAAATGCTCACAATGGCAGCTGCCGTATATTTACCGATGCCTTTTAGGCTTAAAATCTCTTGATAAGTGGAGGGAAACTCACCGTTGAAATCCCGCATTATTTGCTGTCCGGCTTCGTGGAGATTGAGCGCTCGGGAGTAGTAGCCCAAACCTTTCCAGTAGAGAAGAACCTCGTCTGTATCTGCCTCTGCTAGGGTTTTCACATCTGGGAAACGCTCTATAAATCTAAGGTAATAAGCACGCCCTTGCTGCACTTGGGTTTGTTGTAAAATAACCTCGCTGATCCATATTTTATACGGATTTTGGGTGCTTCGCCACGGAAGTTCGCGCGCATTTTCATCGTACCAATCAATGATTTTGGTGCCAATGTTTAGAAAATCAGGGTTTTGTTTGTTTGTTTTCAAAAATAAGTTATATATTTGCACACCAAAAATAAAAACAAAAAAGGACATGACAAAAGCAGAATTGGTAAATACCATCTCTAATAAGTTAGGAATGGAAAAAAATGACACTCAAAAAGTGGTGGAAGCATTGATGCAGGAAATACGAAATTCTCTATACGAAGGAGATAATGTTTACCTTAGAGGGTTTGGTTCGTTTATTATCAAGACGCGCGCTGCAAAAACAGGAAGAAACATCTCTAAAAATACAGCGATAGAAATTCCTGCCCACAATATCCCTGCATTTAAGCCTTCAAAATCTTTTGCAGAGAAAGTGAAAAACAAAGTTCCAGTAAAGAAATAATCCAATTTATTATTAACAAATAAAAATAAAAGACTATGCCTAGCGGAAAGAAAAGAAAAAGACACAAGGTGGCAACCCACAAAAGAAAAAAGAGAAGAAGACAAAACAGACATAAGAAAAAGAAATAATCTGTAGTCTCTTTTTTAAATGACATAAGCAATATAGTTGGTGTTTTTATTTTGGTTGATAAAGCATCAACTATATTTTTGTTTCACTATTTATAAAATTTTAGAATGAAGAAAGAACTCTTAATATCCAATGAAGATGGTGCTTCTAAAATTGCATTGATAGAAGACGGACGCTTATTTGAACTACACGAGGAAGAACAAGACAATACCCTTGTGGTAGGTGATATCTATTTAGGTAAAATTAAAAAATTAGCACCCAACCTCAACGCCGCTTTCGTGAATATCGGCTATGATAAAGATGCGTTTTTACATTACCAAGATTTAGGCCCACAGTACCTTACTTATAAGAAATTTCTCAGAGAAGTCCATTCTAAAAGAAAAAACGACTCCAGCTTGAAGAATTTTCCAATAGAAAAAACCATTGACAAAAATGGAATGATAGATAGCGTTTTGGCAAAAGATGACACCGTGCTCATCCAAATTACCAAAGAACCTATCTCCACCAAAGGTGCCAGAATCTCCACACAGATATCCCTCACAGGCAGGTTTCTTGTGCTTATTCCTTTTGACCAAAAAGTTTCTATCTCTAAAAAAATCAGGGATAATGCGGAAAAAGACCGCCTAAGAACCTTGATAGAAAGTATAAAGCCCGAAGGCTTTGGCGTGATTATCAGAACAGTAGCAGAAGGCAAAAAAGTTGCCGAACTACACAATGATATGAACCATCTGGTAGAGAAATGGGAAACTTGTTTCAAAAATATTCAAAAAAACAAAATCCCCTCTAAAATTTTAAGCGAGGAGGACAAAGCGTCTGCCATTCTAAGAGATAATTTTAATGCAGATTTTGTAAGCATCATCTGTGATGATGAAACCATGGTGCAAGATATGAGAAACTATCTGGAAGTCATTGCACCAGAACGAAAAAACATAGTGGAATTTTATGATAATCATATCCCACTTTTAGAGTATTACAATGTAGAGAAACAGCTCAAACAGAGCTTTGGCAAGCATGTGAACATCCCGAGTTCCAAAGGCGCCTATCTGGTGATAGAACACACCGAAGCCCTCCATGTGATTGATGTGAACTCCGGCAACAACATCTCCACAGGGAGCCACGCCAACAAAGAGCACGCCTTAAAAGTCAACAAAATGGCAGCAACAGAAATCGCCAGACAGCTGAGACTCAGAGATATGGGCGGCATTATTGTGGTGGACTTTATCGATATGAGAGAAGCCAACCACAGAAAAGAACTCTACGAACATCTAAAAACGGAAATGAAGCGTGATAAAGCACGCCATAAAATACTACCGCCCAGCAAGTTTGGGCTTATACAAATCACCCGACAGCGCGTGCGCCCAGAAAAAGTGATAGAAACTAAGGAAGAAAATCCTAATAAAGACGGCGAAATCTTAGCACCAGTCGTGATTGTAGAGCGGATGTCTGAGGTGATTAGAAACTTATTACAAAAAGAAAAAGGACGCCTATATCTGCACACCCATCCCTTTGTAGAAGCCTACCTAACCAAAGGACTGATGAGCATACAAACCAAATGGTTTTTTAAATACAAAAAATGGGTAACGATAGTCCCGAGAGACTCCTTCAAATACTTAGAATACAAAATCTATAACGATAAGAAAGAAGAATTGGTCAGTTTCTCAAACTAAAACACAAGCACACATTTCTCTATGTGTGCTTTTTTTATGGACAAAATCAGCACTTTTTGGCAGAGTTTCTGTCATATTTAATTAAACAAACATTTAATTCTATACTCCTGATAATAAACAAGATAAAACTAACCTCCGCACCATATTATCACTTTGGCACGATTTTTACAATTACACCCTGCGAATTAAAAAACGAAAAATAATGAAATCAATTAAAAAAGCTGTATTAGCATTAGGCATTTTGTCTGCAGGTTTAGTTTCTGCACAGAGCGTTTCTATGACCAATATGTTAAAATTAGGCATCAATGCGGGCGCTTCTACTGGGGGCAATACCTCGGCTAACTTAGGCGTAGATTTATCTTACCAAAATTTAGTTACACCAGGTTTCGGTTTAGGGATTTCTACAGGGTACAACCACTTTTTCGGTAAAGAGAAAGATGGCATCAAAAACAACGATTTCGGTGTGGTACCTGTAGCGGCAATGTTTAAATTCTACCCTCAAAAATCAGGTTTCTACGCTGGTGCAGATTTAGGTTATGGCTTTATTGTAGGCGATGACAAAGTGGCTTCTAACTCCACTGTAGAGATGCCAAAAGGCGGTTTCTACCTTAAGCCAGAAATAGGTTTCCATAACAGAGATTGGAATTTCTTTTTACACTACACCAAAGTATTCACAGGTGATGATGGTAAAATCGGCAACCAAGACTTCAACGCTGGTAGCATAGGCGCTGGTGTAGCGTACAACATTCCATTAGGAAAATAATCCGTACAAAATAAATTTTTCAGAGCTGCCTCTCTACGAGGCAGCTTTTTTATTGCGGATATAGAGAACAAATCAACCCAAAACACAGCCACTTGCACTTTATAAAAAAAATTTTATATTTGTTTCCAACAAAAAAATAGAATTTTATGAAAAGTAAACACCCCAAAGGACTGCCCTATTTATTCTTTACAGAAATGTGGGAGCGTTTTGGCTACTACCTGATTTTAGGCATCTTCGTTTTGTATATGATAGACCCTTCGGAAACGGGCGGTTTAGCATTTGAAGATAAAAACGCCGATGATATCTTCGGAACCTTTATTGCGCTCACTTACCTTACGCCGTTCCTCGGTGGCTTCTTGGCGGATCGGGTTTTAGGCTACATCAAAGCTGTGTATATCGGTGGTTTTCTGATGGGCTTGGGCTATATCGGCTTAGGGCTTTTTAAGGAATTGCCTTTATTTTATGCCTCCTTAGGACTGATTATCGTGGGGAATGGATTTTTTAAACCCAGCATTTCCACACTTTTGGGGAACCTCTACTCCGAAGAACCTTACAAAGCCAACAAAGACGCTGGCTACAATATTTTCTATATGGGGATCAATATTGGGGCGTTTGCGTGTAATATTATCGCAGCGTTTATGCGAAATAAATTCGGTTGGGGCGAAGCCTTTATGACCGCTGGTTTCGGGATATTTTTAGGATTGATTATCTTCAGTTTAGGGCGAAAACACATCTTACACGCCAATGTGCTAAAACCTGTACAACAAGGCGATACCACCATTTCTTCCGTGCTTTTAAAAGTCTTTATGCCTGCCATTATGGTTGGCGTTTTGGGGTGGTTTATCCCTGGTAATATTTTCGGTTCTGATACCACTGATGCCTTTATTTTTGCTTGTATCCCTGTGATTGTTTTCTATGTTTCGCTTTATGTAAAAGCCAACGCCGAGGACAAAAGACCTATTGGCGCACTCCTCGCGATATTTGCAGTCAGCTTGATGTTTTGGGCAGTGTTTAAACAAAATGGCACTGCGCTCACCCGTTGGGCAAAATATTACACCGATAGAAGCGTGCCTGCCGTGGCGGAAAAGCCTTTGGAAAGCATTTATTTGGTGGATAGCAAAGACTTCAACACCCACGAAGTTCCCGTTTATGATGCGCAATATCAAGCCGTAAAAGATGCCCAAGGCAATGCCGTAAAAGAGCAAGGCAAGGATATTTATTTCAGAAATATTAGCCCAGAGCAAAGGGCAAAATTAGAACAAAACCCTGACCAAAAAGTTTATTTATATAATACAGAACTCTTCCAATCCATTAACCCATTTTGGGTGATTGTCCTCACACCTTTGGTGGTTGGTTTCTTCCTGATGCTCAGAAGAAAAGGCAAAGAGCCGACCACACCTGCCAAAATTGTATTGGGGCTTTTCATCTCGGCACTTTCTTGTTTGGTGATGGTGGGCGCTGTACACGCTGGCGATAATGGCTTGGTTAAAGTCTCTGCCCTGTGGTTGGTTGCGGCTTATGGCGTGATTACCATCGGCGAGCTTTGCCTCTCCCCTATGGGACTTTCCTTGGTGTCTAAACTCTCCCCACCGAGGCTTACAGCCCTTATGATGGGCGGTTTCTTCCTCTCCACTGCTATTGGGAATAAACTCTCGGGCGTGCTCTCCAGTATGTGGTACAATTATGAGGACAAAGCCAACTTCTTTTGGGTGAATTTTGGATTGCTCCTTTTGGCAACGCTCATTGGGCTCTCCATCCTCAAAAGTCTCAACAAAGCGATGAAATCTCACTAAAAAGCGAGCTAAAACCTTATAGCCTTTCCTAAAATTAGCATTTTGGGAAAGGTTTTTTCTTTATATCTTGATATATAACTCATTAGTTTAAAGGTTTTTAACGAAATCTACGGCATTTTAAAGCTTATTTTATTTTGTAAAAACCAAAAAAAGTTTATATTTGTTGGTCTCAATAAAAATTATATTTTATTCATATGGATACAACACTAAAACAGAAAGGACATCCTAAGGGGTTATACCTTTTATTCTTTACAGAAATGTGGGAGCGTTTCAGTTATTATGGAATGCGGGCAATTCTCATTTTCTACCTTACCAAAACTTATTTACAAGGCGGACTTGCTATAGATCCTGCTACCGCAAGTTTAATCTTCGGAAACTTTACAGGCTTGGTATATTTTACCCCGCTGATTGGGGGCTGGCTGGCAGATAAGTTCTTAGGACAACGCCTCGCCATTACCATTGGGGGGATCACGATGATGCTTGGGCAATTCACTTTGTTCGCCATCAATACGCATTTTGGACTTTATTTAGGTTTGTTACTACTCATCATCGGAAACGGATTTTTCAAGCCTAATATCTCCATTTTGGTAGGAAATCTCTATCCTGAAGGCGACGACAGAAGAGACTCTGCCTTCTCGATTTTCTATATGGGGATCAATTTAGGGGCGTTATTGGCTCCGATCATTATTGGTGTGCTTACCGATAATATTTTTGCAACAAAAAATGCCTCTGGTGAGATTATGTCTTACGGCTACAAATACGGCTTCTTAGCGGCAGGGATAGGAATGCTTTTAGGACAGTTGCTATTCAACACTTTGGCGCATAAATACTTAGGCAATATCGGCAAAAAACCACAGAAAAAAATTGAGGTTAAAGAAGAGTTAGAAGTAACCAAAGAAGAAGTTTTACACGGCAACGAACTCAAAAAAGTGGAAAAAGAACGGGTGAGCGTTATCTTCATTTTGTTCTTATTCGCGGTGTTCTTTTGGGCAGGCTTTGAGCAAGCGGGGTCTTCTATTGCCTTATATACGGACAAATTTATCAATCGTGATATCACCTTACCGTTCTTAGGGCACTACACCATACCAGCATCGTTTTTCCAATCGGTAAACCCTTTCTTTATCGTGATTTTGTCACCATTATTTGCGATTTTCTGGAATTCTAAATTAGGAAAAAAACTGACTACGCCTGTTAAAATGGGCTTGGGTATGATCATCTTAGGGATTGGATTCTGGTTTATGCTCGGAGCCGTGGCAGAGCGTGGCGGCGATATCCAAGATCCAGCGATAAAAGCCAGCTTATGGTGGTTGGTGATGACTTATTTCGTGCATACCGTGGGTGAGCTTTGCCTCTCTCCTGTGGGGCTTTCTGTGGTTACCAAATTAGCCCCAGTAAGGTTAGCTTCCGTGCTTATGGCGGTTTGGATGCTGTCTTCATCTGTTGCCAATTTCTTAGGCGGATTTATCGCAGCCTATGTAGAAAAAATGGGTGCAGGGCAGATCTTCACCTATATTTCAGGATTTGTGATTGGTTGTGGTATTTTACTCCTCCTCCTCAGCAAATTTATCTCTAAACTGATGCACGGCGTGAAGTAGTGAGAATTTTTCTCCATCATAAAATTAACCAAAAACCTCTGAATATTCGGAGGTTTTTTCATATCTTCGTAGCCTTATTTCACTTTTATGAACTTAACAACGGAACAAATTCAGAATTTTCAAGGGAAATATCCTAAACAGATCTGGAGTCTTTTCTTCTCCGAGATGTGGGAGCGTTTTTGCTTCTATGGTATGCGGGGAATGCTGGTGTTTTTTATGATTTCTCAACTGGATTTTCAAGAAGCACAAGCCAACCTTCAATACGGTGCTACACAAGCCTTTGTATACGCATTTACCTTTATAGGCGGGCTTTGCGCTGATAAAATTTTAGGCTTTCGGAAGTCCTTATTTTGGGGCGGCATCTTGATGATTATCGGTAGTTTAATCCTCGCCACAGATCCACACCGTTATTTCTTTTTGGGCATCGCCTTTACGGTGGTGGGAACGGGATTTTTCAAACCCAATATTTCCTCTATGGTAGGGCAATTGTACAAGCCCAACGACCCTCGGGCAGATGCTGGATTTTCGCTGTTCTATGCGGGGATTAACCTCGGTGCCTTGCTGGGCGGCTATTTATGCATCGCTATTGGTAAAGGGGAATTGTTTGAAAATGCTATCCCAGAGCACCTTCGCTGGAATGTCGCTTTTGGTTTAGCCGCTATTGTGATGGTTGTTAGTTTGGTTAATTTCATCTTTACGCAAAGAAGTTTAGGCAGCATTGGGCTTCAGCCTGGGCATCCGTTGGCAGAAATCAAAACCGAAGCCATTGCTAAATGGAAAGAATACGGCGTGTATGCCCTGTCTTTGGTGTTTGTACCCATCATTATGGTGATGGTAGCCCAAACCGATTATACCGATTATTTTATGTGGACCATCGGGCCGCTCACGCTCATTTATTTGTTTTTTGAGATGTCTAAACTCAAAACCGAAGAACGCAAAAAGCTGTGGGCAGCACTCATTTTCATTCTATTTTCTATTTTGTTTTGGGGAATATATGAACAAAGTGGCGGCTCGCTGAGTATTTTTGCGGCTAAAAATCTCAACAAAGATTTGTTAGGTTTAGACCCTAATGGCGTGAATAATTCTGGCGGTGCATTCTTCATTATTTTCTTGGCACCACTCATCGGTTTGTTGTGGATATGGCTGAATAAGAAGAAGATAGAACCCAATACCATCATTAAATTTGGCTTAGGCTTCATCTTCTTGGGCTTGGGGTATTACCTATTATTCAGTACCCGATTTTTTGCTAATGCGGCAGGGATTACCTCTCTAAATTTCTTTACCATTGCCCTATTGGTCATTACTTTTGGGGAATTATGCCTCTCACCGATTGGCTTATCCATTATGACCAAACTCTCCACCAAAAATCTCCAAGGAATGATGATGGGAATGTGGTTCCTCGCCTCGGCATATGGACAATATGTGGCGGGAATTATTGGAGCCAACTTAGCCGAAGCTAAAGAAAATGCCTCCAACTACGAAGCCCTACTCTCCTACACCGAGGGATACAAACAACTCGCCATCTATGCCCTTTTAGCTGGATTGGTATTGATTTTGATATCTCCATTCATCAAAAAACTGATGGGCGAAGTGCGGTAGGTTTATTTTTATCTTTTAATGACAATTTTAATCATAATATAATATAATTTAATTACAATGAAAAGGATAGCATTGATATTCAGTATCTTATTACTCAATTTGAGTTTTGCACAAGAGGTTAAGTGGCTTACCTTTGATGAAGCCATAGCGGCACAAAAGAAAGCGCCAAAGAAAATACTTATTGACATCTATGCGCCGTGGTGCGGACCGTGCAAAATGATGGAGAAAAACACTTATGGACATCCTGAAATTGCCAAAATCATCAATAAAAACTACTATGCAGTAAAATTCAATGGCGAAGGAAATGAGGTGGCGCATTATCAAAACAAAGTTTTTAGCAACCCTAAATACAGAGCCAATGTTTCTGGGCGAAATGCACCACACGAGTTAGCTCGATTTTTTAATGTAACCGCCTACCCTACCACCGTATTTTTAGATGAGACAGGGGCTCCTATTACCAATTTGGTAGGCTATTTTAACGCCAAAGAATTGGAACCTTATTTATCACTTTTCCATACCGATACCTATAAAAATATAGAGACCAAAGCACAGTGGGAAGATTTCCAAAAGAAATTTAAATCTAAAATTAAATAAAATTTAAAAATTTTACCCCCAAAAAGCCGAATACAAAATATTCGGCTTTTTCATATTTTAAAAGAAAATTATGATTTGATCTCAAAAATTTTAAAATCATCATTGATGTTTTTTAAAATTTGCTCGGTGCGTTCTCTATGGGTATCCGTGATGAAGATCTGCCCAAACCGCTCTTTACTGAGCAATTCTATCAGCTGTGTCACGCGCTTATCATCTAATTTATCAAAAATATCATCTAAAAGGAGCAAAGGCGTTTTATCAGTCAATTGCTTTATTTGGTTAATTTGAGCTAATTTAAGAGCAATCAAAAACGACTTCTGCTGACCTTGAGAACCTATTTTCTTGATCAATTCGCCATTCATTTTAAACAAAATATCATCTTTGTGTATCCCTTTGGAGGTGTAAGTCAGCACCTTATCTTTTTCCAAAGTTTCCGAGAGCCAAGCCTCCATGGGTTGAACTTCTAAGTCGGTTTGATAAACGAGATTCACCTGTTCTTTAGCCCCAGAAATCATCTCGTAAAAGTACAGAAAAGTCGGTTTGAGTTGGTCCAGTCTATTTTTTCTTGTTTCAAAAACCGTGCGGGCGTGTTTGACTAAAGGTTCGTTATAAATTTCCAAAGCCTCAGCATCAAAAAAACGATGTTTTGCGAAAGATTTAAGCAAGGTATTTCTTTGCTTCAACGCCTTTTGATACTGCATCAAACTGAATAAATACGGGCTGTCTATTTGCGCAATCATCGCATCTAAAAAGCGGCGGCGGCTTTCGCCAGAATCCGAAATCAGGTTGGCATCATAAGGCGAAATCATCACCGATGGCAAAAAACCGATGTGGTCTGCAATGCGCGCATAGGATTTATCATTTTTTTTGATGATTTTTTTGGTTTCTCTATTTTGAATAATTTTGAGGATAATATCCTTTTGGTCGGTTTTTATTTCGGATTCTATAACAAAGAAATCGGCTTCATTTTGAATATTATTGACATCAGAGTTACCTAAAAAACTCTTGCCCACCGAAAGGTAATGTAGAGCATCTAAGATATTGGTTTTGCCCACACCATTATTCCCCACAAAAGCATTGATTTCTGGAGAAAAATCAAAAATACGATCTTGATGATTTTTAAATTGTGTAAGGTTTAGCTTATTGATTTTCATACGAATACAATCTTCGTTGTGTTAAAAATATTTTAATAAAATTAAAAACAAAAATGGAAGTCCGCAACAGGTCTCTACGCCAAAGGAAAAATAAAGGTCTTTACGGGTTTCCGCAGCTCCAGCCACCAACCCCACCGAAACTAAAACAGCGCCTAAAAA from Riemerella columbina includes the following:
- a CDS encoding aspartate kinase, which gives rise to MKVFKFGGASVKDAEGVKNVAKVLASQGGGACLLVVSAMGKTTNALEQVVAAYFNNGDYKTEIKTIKSNHIQIASDLFDAQHEIFEEIALFFDDIEAFLRRNKSPNYSFVYDQVVSCGELISSKILSEYLNNQGFKNQWLDARDFIKTNHNYREGVVDWALTEDHIKQLSQTECYVTQGFIGSDEHNFSVTLGREGSDYSAAIFAYALDAQVMTIWKDVPGVMTGDPRKFDKVELLSHISYEEAIEMAYYGASVIHPKTLQPLKQKHIPFFVKSFLEPEQAGTKIGNSENNQKKESYILKENQHLIHISTRDFSFIAEDHISYIFNLLAEYKIKVSLMQNSAISLALCLEDKYGKLDDFNEALQAEFKTELTKNVQLYTVRNAHMKNIEHFYEGKNILLEQLSRNTVQVVTF
- a CDS encoding AI-2E family transporter codes for the protein MMEIKLPFIMKLAMVLICILALGYLAVLGQTILAPLFFAFLLALLFVPFANFLEQKWRFSRALSTFTSLLLMLLVVSGVVYFFSAQLSDFVADFPTLMLNINQAFLDLQTWVSKTFKVNFDQQMEYLNQGLEKILASSGIILSTTVTMFSSVLAFFLFSALFLIFILNYRRLLYKFIVSVFNEKHFAKVNEIILEIQKIIKDYIIGLFIQIIIVSTLSSILLTCLGVKYALLLGLLTGLLNVIPYIGIIITGFLACVISFATGGEHTLMVLIGYGVIHAIDANLVLPLVIGSKVKINALFSFLALLVGEHLWGISGMFLCIPFLAMMKVIFERIDGLKPWGLILGEEHTQRKRKKYKITKNITLEEKE
- the mutY gene encoding A/G-specific adenine glycosylase, with translation MKTNKQNPDFLNIGTKIIDWYDENARELPWRSTQNPYKIWISEVILQQTQVQQGRAYYLRFIERFPDVKTLAEADTDEVLLYWKGLGYYSRALNLHEAGQQIMRDFNGEFPSTYQEILSLKGIGKYTAAAIVSICFGEAYPAVDGNFYRVFSRLFADDFDISKSNAFQYFSALADRVMPPHRPGDFNQAIMDLGSEVCKPKTPQCGLCPVSEDCMAYQTGRALEFPVKHKKVSVTTMNLTYYMIHCQGYFLIKKRNRASIWKNLYEFPTQIPEAWQPFIRETKVVNHKLTHRNLIIEMNEVPTKTLQELHAYAQQHGYDVVNPEMAAQKSFPKPLEQWLKDFFV
- a CDS encoding HU family DNA-binding protein, which codes for MTKAELVNTISNKLGMEKNDTQKVVEALMQEIRNSLYEGDNVYLRGFGSFIIKTRAAKTGRNISKNTAIEIPAHNIPAFKPSKSFAEKVKNKVPVKK
- a CDS encoding Rne/Rng family ribonuclease, with product MKKELLISNEDGASKIALIEDGRLFELHEEEQDNTLVVGDIYLGKIKKLAPNLNAAFVNIGYDKDAFLHYQDLGPQYLTYKKFLREVHSKRKNDSSLKNFPIEKTIDKNGMIDSVLAKDDTVLIQITKEPISTKGARISTQISLTGRFLVLIPFDQKVSISKKIRDNAEKDRLRTLIESIKPEGFGVIIRTVAEGKKVAELHNDMNHLVEKWETCFKNIQKNKIPSKILSEEDKASAILRDNFNADFVSIICDDETMVQDMRNYLEVIAPERKNIVEFYDNHIPLLEYYNVEKQLKQSFGKHVNIPSSKGAYLVIEHTEALHVIDVNSGNNISTGSHANKEHALKVNKMAATEIARQLRLRDMGGIIVVDFIDMREANHRKELYEHLKTEMKRDKARHKILPPSKFGLIQITRQRVRPEKVIETKEENPNKDGEILAPVVIVERMSEVIRNLLQKEKGRLYLHTHPFVEAYLTKGLMSIQTKWFFKYKKWVTIVPRDSFKYLEYKIYNDKKEELVSFSN
- a CDS encoding peptide MFS transporter, translated to MKSKHPKGLPYLFFTEMWERFGYYLILGIFVLYMIDPSETGGLAFEDKNADDIFGTFIALTYLTPFLGGFLADRVLGYIKAVYIGGFLMGLGYIGLGLFKELPLFYASLGLIIVGNGFFKPSISTLLGNLYSEEPYKANKDAGYNIFYMGINIGAFACNIIAAFMRNKFGWGEAFMTAGFGIFLGLIIFSLGRKHILHANVLKPVQQGDTTISSVLLKVFMPAIMVGVLGWFIPGNIFGSDTTDAFIFACIPVIVFYVSLYVKANAEDKRPIGALLAIFAVSLMFWAVFKQNGTALTRWAKYYTDRSVPAVAEKPLESIYLVDSKDFNTHEVPVYDAQYQAVKDAQGNAVKEQGKDIYFRNISPEQRAKLEQNPDQKVYLYNTELFQSINPFWVIVLTPLVVGFFLMLRRKGKEPTTPAKIVLGLFISALSCLVMVGAVHAGDNGLVKVSALWLVAAYGVITIGELCLSPMGLSLVSKLSPPRLTALMMGGFFLSTAIGNKLSGVLSSMWYNYEDKANFFWVNFGLLLLATLIGLSILKSLNKAMKSH
- a CDS encoding peptide MFS transporter, giving the protein MDTTLKQKGHPKGLYLLFFTEMWERFSYYGMRAILIFYLTKTYLQGGLAIDPATASLIFGNFTGLVYFTPLIGGWLADKFLGQRLAITIGGITMMLGQFTLFAINTHFGLYLGLLLLIIGNGFFKPNISILVGNLYPEGDDRRDSAFSIFYMGINLGALLAPIIIGVLTDNIFATKNASGEIMSYGYKYGFLAAGIGMLLGQLLFNTLAHKYLGNIGKKPQKKIEVKEELEVTKEEVLHGNELKKVEKERVSVIFILFLFAVFFWAGFEQAGSSIALYTDKFINRDITLPFLGHYTIPASFFQSVNPFFIVILSPLFAIFWNSKLGKKLTTPVKMGLGMIILGIGFWFMLGAVAERGGDIQDPAIKASLWWLVMTYFVHTVGELCLSPVGLSVVTKLAPVRLASVLMAVWMLSSSVANFLGGFIAAYVEKMGAGQIFTYISGFVIGCGILLLLLSKFISKLMHGVK